The segment AGCCACAACAGTCACACGAATCTCATCTTTCATTGTTTCATCAATAGATGTCCCCAACCAAATGTTAACACCTTGACCCGCAGCTTGATTAACGATTTCTGAAGCATCTTCTGCTTCTGTCAGAGTCATGTCATAACCACCTGTAACATTGACAATGACATCCTCTGCACCATCAATTGTTGTTTCAAGAAGAGGAGAATAAATCGCTTTACGAGCCGCCTCAATCACTCGGTCCTCACCAGTACCGATACCGATACCCATCAAGGCGTTTCCTTTGTTTTCCATAACTGTCTTCACATCTGCAAAGTCCAAGTTAATCAAACCAGGATTTGTAATCAAGTCTGTAATTCCTTGAACACCTTGACGAAGAACATTATCAGCTTCGCTTAGTGCTTCTAAAAGCGGTGTTTTCTTATCAACAATTTCAAGAAGGTTATTGTTTGAAATAATTAAGAGTGTATCTACTTGTTCGCGAAGACCTTCAATTCCCTCAATCGCAAAGTTTCCACGTTTATTTCCTTCAAAACCAAACGGACGAGTCACAACTGCGACAGTCAACGCACCCAAGTTTTTAGCAATACGTGCAATAACAGGAGCCGCACCAGTCCCTGAGCCACCGCCCATACCAGCAGTGATGAAGACCATATCTGCACCAGTTAATACATTAGTCAATGCTTCTTCGCTTTCCTCAGCAGCTTTACGACCAACCTCAGGTTGACCTCCAGCACCCAAACCACGAGTCAATTTAGGACCTAGTTGGATAACTGTTTCAGCTTTAGAGCTACTTAGCGCTTGTACATCTGTGTTTGCTGCAATGAACTCAACCCCAGCAACACCTTCTTCAATCATACGGTTAATCGCGTTCCCGCCACCACCGCCGACACCGATTACTTTAATGACAGCACCATGACTAGCTGCTGCTTCAAATGAAAATGCCATAGTTTAAATCACCTTTTCTTTTCTCTTATTCAAACATGCTGCCAAACAAACCACGAATGCGATCTGTGATGTTTCCCTTAGCAGCTGGACGAACTTCTTCTTCCTCATCATGGTAAGTAGGAGCAACTTGTTCCTCTACCTGATCAACTGTGTTCAATTCGTTCACGATTTCTCTTTGAATTGGCTGACTAATCCGAGGACGAGCAACAGGAATTTCAACTGGCTTATGTCTCAAGGTAGTTTCACCATTTACTGCATGTTGGGCAATATTTTCTACATCTTCTAACTCACCAACATACTCAACAAAGCTAATCACACTTGCAAATGCTGGATTGCGGATACCAATTTGATTTGGAACATAAAGTTTAGTGTTAACACCAAACACTTCTTGGGCCAATTCTGTAATTCCTGGTAAGATAGCACCACCACCTACAATAACAATGCCTCCTGGTAAATCTAGAGCACGTGTACGCTCCAAATCTTGTTTCACACGGTCAAAAATCTGACGTAAACGTGCCGCAATCACTTCTGAAAGGTAGCGCTCGGTCACTTCAACTGGAGCGTTTTCTCCAATCACGTCAACAGTGAATTTTTCCTTATCACTTGCATCTTGCGGATAGGCAATGCCGTAGTTGTATTTCAAGTTTTCAGCAATACTCTTTGAAGTTGTCAATACTTTTGAAATATCGTTTGTGATGTAATCTCCACCTTCTTGGTAGATGTTTGTATATTGCAACTCTTGGCCACGCATAACAGCCACAGTCGTTTGACCGCCACCAAGATCAATGACAGTCGCACCAAACTCACGTTCACCTTCATTCAATACAGAGCGAGTTAGTGCCAACGGAGAAATTACAATATTTTCAACTTGGACACCTGCACGCTCCACCGTTTTACGAAGATTGTGAAGAATGGTACGTGGTCCTGTGTACAGCATCCCACGCATTTCCAAGCGAATTCCCATCATTCCACGAGGGTCCTTAATGCCTTGGAATCCATCGACAGTGAACTCTTCTGGAATAAATGAAATCACTTCGCGTTCTGGAGTCATACTCTTCGTCAATGCTGATTTTACAACATTCTCAACATCCAAGTCTGTAATTTCTTGTGAATCTGTTGTAACAGGAATCATCCCTTGAGTCGGTTCAATCTGAAGAAGGTTGGCAGGTAATCCAACATTTACCTTTTCAATGCGGATACCTGACTTTTCTTCTGCCTGCTCGATCGCTTTTTTAATCGCTCCAGCGGCCACCTCAATATTTACAATAATTCCATCTTTGACGCCAGCACTTTTTACATTGCTGACCCCAATCACATTCATTTCGTTATCAATATATTCTGCAACCAAGACTTTAACGGAGCTTGTACCAATATCTAATCCCGTAAAAAAGCCGTTCCTAGCCATTCTATCAGTCCTCTCTTACTTCCAACTTTAACAAATCATCTTCCATTTTGAAAAATAGTATAATTAGTCATCATTCATTATACCATATTATATCGAATTATGGTGTTTTTAAAGGATTTTTTTATTACTTTTTCTTTACAAAATTATCTATTTCAGCTTGCATATCTATAAATACCAACTTCCATATCAATTGTCGTTGGAACTGTCACTTCTGCCGCTATTTTTGTATAGTAAGGCAACTTCTGGCTAATCTCACTCAATGGAACTAAAACCGTATTTCCATCTGCCATATTGAGTGTCAGCAAATCCGCGGTCACTTTACTTGGCGTTAAATTTATTGTCTGAATAGCAGAACGAATTCCTGTATCTATTTTACCCAATTCAATGGCCAGTTCCTTGATTAATTCCTTGTCGGATAAATTAATCGTTGTGTAGCCTTCTGGCAAAGAATCCTGTGAAATCGGCTCTCCGCCAACCTCTCCACTAGACAATACTGGATACCACTGACTTTGTTGCTGAATGTAACCTATGATAGCGTATTCTTTAATTTGAATCGTAAAGGTAGCTGGAAACTGGAACTTGATTGTCGCTGTCTCAACTGACGAACTATTCTTCTTAATATTCTTTGCGTAAGCATCTGCATGCAAAGCTATAGTCACATTGTAATCATCCGGAGAGATAAGGCTATAATTTTCTACCTGTTCAGCAGTCAGTCGCTCATTTCCAACGACCTCTATTTGTTTTTTCTTGCTGGTTGGAGAAATAAAATACAAGGCTAGAGCTGCCAGTAACAAACTCGTCACAAGAACCGGAATAGCTTTCCAGACTACTTTGGAAGGAATATCAACTTTTAAAGGCTGGACCTTTTTCTCTGTCTCTGTCTTGGATTCCAGACTCTCTTGTCTTCTGTTTATTCCCTGAAAAAGGCCCCTTTTACTCTTTTTAGCTTCTGGGATCTTCTGTTCTGTCTGCCCCTCGTCAACTGCCTGAATATCTGCGTCATCTTTATGAGCAAGGTAGGCTTGGTGGCGTGCTTTCCATTGTTCGAAAAAGGCACTTTTTTCATCATCCGGAGCAGTCATATCAGGTATGTCTACATCCGTAGAAAGTCCTTTTTCTTCGGCTACTACAGATTCTTTCTCTGCTGGTGAAATTTGCTCTGAATCCAATTCTACTTGGGATGCCTGTTCCACTTCTAGCACTGATTCTTCTACATTTGAATCTTTTTCCGTCATAGAACCTACCTTCCCATATCTTCTCTAAGCAAATTGTAAAAACTATCTACTGACTGAATTTCATTAGAATTTGCCATGTTTTGGACATAAAATTCCTTATTTTTCAATAGCTCATCGACTTCTACTAACAGGCTGGCAAATGTCAATTGACTTTCATCA is part of the Streptococcus suis genome and harbors:
- the ftsZ gene encoding cell division protein FtsZ codes for the protein MAFSFEAAASHGAVIKVIGVGGGGGNAINRMIEEGVAGVEFIAANTDVQALSSSKAETVIQLGPKLTRGLGAGGQPEVGRKAAEESEEALTNVLTGADMVFITAGMGGGSGTGAAPVIARIAKNLGALTVAVVTRPFGFEGNKRGNFAIEGIEGLREQVDTLLIISNNNLLEIVDKKTPLLEALSEADNVLRQGVQGITDLITNPGLINLDFADVKTVMENKGNALMGIGIGTGEDRVIEAARKAIYSPLLETTIDGAEDVIVNVTGGYDMTLTEAEDASEIVNQAAGQGVNIWLGTSIDETMKDEIRVTVVATGVRQDTADKPTRHRTEAVSPRPSQRFDYSVASAPTRGAAQQTEAPKASAFGEWDLRRENLIRPTDTEPTSTVSVEKFTMDQDEDELDTPPFFRNR
- the ftsA gene encoding cell division protein FtsA, which codes for MARNGFFTGLDIGTSSVKVLVAEYIDNEMNVIGVSNVKSAGVKDGIIVNIEVAAGAIKKAIEQAEEKSGIRIEKVNVGLPANLLQIEPTQGMIPVTTDSQEITDLDVENVVKSALTKSMTPEREVISFIPEEFTVDGFQGIKDPRGMMGIRLEMRGMLYTGPRTILHNLRKTVERAGVQVENIVISPLALTRSVLNEGEREFGATVIDLGGGQTTVAVMRGQELQYTNIYQEGGDYITNDISKVLTTSKSIAENLKYNYGIAYPQDASDKEKFTVDVIGENAPVEVTERYLSEVIAARLRQIFDRVKQDLERTRALDLPGGIVIVGGGAILPGITELAQEVFGVNTKLYVPNQIGIRNPAFASVISFVEYVGELEDVENIAQHAVNGETTLRHKPVEIPVARPRISQPIQREIVNELNTVDQVEEQVAPTYHDEEEEVRPAAKGNITDRIRGLFGSMFE
- a CDS encoding cell division protein FtsQ/DivIB; the protein is MTEKDSNVEESVLEVEQASQVELDSEQISPAEKESVVAEEKGLSTDVDIPDMTAPDDEKSAFFEQWKARHQAYLAHKDDADIQAVDEGQTEQKIPEAKKSKRGLFQGINRRQESLESKTETEKKVQPLKVDIPSKVVWKAIPVLVTSLLLAALALYFISPTSKKKQIEVVGNERLTAEQVENYSLISPDDYNVTIALHADAYAKNIKKNSSSVETATIKFQFPATFTIQIKEYAIIGYIQQQSQWYPVLSSGEVGGEPISQDSLPEGYTTINLSDKELIKELAIELGKIDTGIRSAIQTINLTPSKVTADLLTLNMADGNTVLVPLSEISQKLPYYTKIAAEVTVPTTIDMEVGIYRYAS